From Anopheles coluzzii chromosome 3, AcolN3, whole genome shotgun sequence, the proteins below share one genomic window:
- the LOC120959366 gene encoding coiled-coil domain-containing protein 170 isoform X4, giving the protein MNQTSNSLPRGYHRNWAQTGAPTMGGVSFSFRFRTVENCERVFLQHRSVVLITCNFVTAARSSMQNSFQNMPKHHTPHSPVHHHHHPPPPSCNDHLAHSIDLATTLRSELAASTYKRDRLMAELSDVKSSLCSKESECESLRAQSARQTSLIGSLQQRLAAAEQREKTLHSRSETVMHTLHRDKSHLEDKIKELSGKLHRLQCELTKEEGLRDQARCQLQDLVRRLCLLLGVDVCDGAHLTPECVLAKTGETVSEVQRLRAKLAGTCENLSSTESELLSTKAAASAEKTRLHTQIEGLQSLAQSLEGRCRQAERDLQVTRDRLAECEVTGDKLREELRGFESRCCRLQNSYDRLQTERLQFLRTIATIVGVSEPCENNLRDKIRDLTNHSQALHDQVSQLREQHHQEAAKHREHQEASACRLKGEEQHRMNLEDRLEKACHELQHFRSEHTTLSEYLLRLARALCWSECTEPPAPGSDTTILSETLLERAERLANHHEHHIHGTGDKTERDEAMHKARKNSKQAERTTQQLAEVKAQLAEVKHQLTEASEYKITALERARKCDELQARLCDLETERERLVGQLASYKSRARSAVETSHDRRVRDEHAMSHLREELSRVKLQLADTNHRLSQLQVFRTSVAKLLHVSDCADSEILQKLQSVCSDHGHHHRHHRHHSASNLSNRRYDSSPPSGEAHVSRYDDILTGGGSGATGSQSIGCRPLSSSPVHNRRYIDSGFNDHDHHFEDDFDFHKKY; this is encoded by the exons ATGAATCAAACTTCAAACTCCCTCCCTAGAGGTTACCATCGGAATTGGGCGCAAACTGGAGCGCCAACAATGGGAGGCGTCAGCTTTTCTTTCCGTTTCAGAACGGTGGAAAATTGTGAACGCGTTTTTCTTCAACATCGGAGCGTCGTGCTGATAACGTGCAATTTTGTGACGGCAGCCCGTAGTTCAATGCAAAACAGTTTTCAG AACATGCCAAAACATCACACTCCCCACTCTCCAgtacatcatcaccatcat CCACCTCCACCATCCTGCAATGATCATCTGGCACACTCGATCGATCTGGCCACAACGCTCCGGAGCGAGTTGGCCGCGTCGACATACAAGCGAGACAGGCTTATGGCAGAACTGTCGGACGTGAAGAGCTCGCTGTGTTCTAAAGAAAGTGAGTGTGAATCTTTGCGTGCCCAAAGTGCTCGCCAGACGTCATTGATCGGTTCCTTGCAACAACGACTGGCAGCGGCCGAGCAGCGGGAAAAGACACTTCACAGCCGAAGTGAAACGGTCATGCACACACTGCACCGCGACAAGAGCCACCTAGAGGATAAGATCAAGGAACTAAGCGGAAAGCTGCACCGTTTGCAGTGTGAGCTAACGAAGGAGGAAGGGTTGCGCGACCAGGCACGTTGCCAGCTGCAGGATCTGGTGCGACGACTCTGTCTGTTGCTGGGGGTGGATGTGTGCGACGGTGCTCATCTGACGCCAGAATGTGTGCTTGCCAAGACGGGCGAAACGGTGTCGGAAGTGCAGAGACTGCGGGCAAAGTTGGCCGGTACCTGTGAGAACCTATCCTCGACCGAATCGGAGCTGTTGAGTACGAAGGCGGCTGCTTCGGCGGAGAAGACTCGTCTTCACACACAGATCGAGGGTCTGCAGTCACTGGCGCAGAGTTTAGAGGGACGGTGTCGACAGGCAGAACGTGATCTGCAGGTGACGCGCGATCGGTTGGCTGAATGTGAAGTTACCGGTGATAAACTGAGAG AGGAATTGAGAGGATTTGAGTCACGCTGCTGCAGATTGCAGAATAGCTATGATCGGTTGCAGACGGAGCGCTTGCAGTTCCTGCGTACGATTGCAACGATCGTAGGAGTCAGCGAACCATGTGAGAATAACCTCCGGGACAAAATCCGGGACCTGACCAATCATAGCCAGGCATTGCATGAT CAAGTTTCCCAGCTTCGTGAACAACACCACCAGGAAGCTGCTAAGCATCGCGAACACCAGGAAGCTAGTGCCTGCCGATTGAAGGGGGAGGAGCAGCACCGGATGAATCTGGAGGATCGGCTCGAGAAAGCGTGCCACGAACTGCAACACTTCCGATCGGAACACACGACG CTGAGCGAGTACCTATTACGGTTGGCGAGAGCACTCTGCTGGAGTGAATGCACGGAACCACCGGCACCGGGCAGTGACACAACGATCCTCAGCGAAACGTTGCTCGAACGTGCGGAGCGTCTGGCAAACCATCACGAGCATCATATCCACGGCACGGGTGATAAG ACCGAGCGGGACGAGGCTATGCACAAGGCAAGGAAGAACTCGAAGCAAGCCGAACGAACCACCCAGCAGTTGGCGGAAGTGAAGGCCCAGCTGGCGGAAGTGAAGCACCAGCTGACAGAAGCTTCCGAGTACAAGATTACTGCCCTCGAGCGGGCCCGCAAGTGTGACGAGCTGCAAGCTCGGTTGTGCGATCTCGAAACGGAACGGGAGCGGCTGGTTGGGCAGTTGGCCTCGTATAAATCGCGTGCCCGATCCGCGGTGGAAACTTCACACGATCGCCGTGTGCGCGACGAGCATGCAATGTCG CATCTTCGGGAGGAGCTGTCGCGTGTGAAATTGCAGCTGGCCGACACAAACCACCGACTGTCGCAGCTGCAGGTCTTCCGCACCTCGGTCGCGAAGCTGCTGCACGTCTCGGACTGTGCCGATTCGGAAATTCTGCAGAAGCTGCAATCGGTGTGCAGCGACCACGGTCACcatcaccgtcatcatcgGCACCACAGTGCGTCGAATCTATCCAACCGCCGGTACGATTCCTCCCCACCATCGGGTGAGGCGCACGTGTCCCGGTACGATGACATATTGACGGGAGGCGGATCTGGTGCTACCGGATCGCAATCGATCGGTTGTCGTCCGCTTAGCTCCAGCCCGGTTCACAATCGACGCTACATTGATTCGGGATTTAATGATCACGATCATCACTTTGagga
- the LOC120959366 gene encoding coiled-coil domain-containing protein 170 isoform X3 → MPKHHTPHSPVHHHHHPPPPSCNDHLAHSIDLATTLRSELAASTYKRDRLMAELSDVKSSLCSKESECESLRAQSARQTSLIGSLQQRLAAAEQREKTLHSRSETVMHTLHRDKSHLEDKIKELSGKLHRLQCELTKEEGLRDQARCQLQDLVRRLCLLLGVDVCDGAHLTPECVLAKTGETVSEVQRLRAKLAGTCENLSSTESELLSTKAAASAEKTRLHTQIEGLQSLAQSLEGRCRQAERDLQVTRDRLAECEVTGDKLREELRGFESRCCRLQNSYDRLQTERLQFLRTIATIVGVSEPCENNLRDKIRDLTNHSQALHDQVSQLREQHHQEAAKHREHQEASACRLKGEEQHRMNLEDRLEKACHELQHFRSEHTTLSEYLLRLARALCWSECTEPPAPGSDTTILSETLLERAERLANHHEHHIHGTGDKSCWEAINHNHHHHHHTSLSHSASKIRRERSCTDLPLKESSTLYHMQRKVRVLKEQIQRRDLHLELLRRKIALLEDNARGKATLQTERDEAMHKARKNSKQAERTTQQLAEVKAQLAEVKHQLTEASEYKITALERARKCDELQARLCDLETERERLVGQLASYKSRARSAVETSHDRRVRDEHAMSHLREELSRVKLQLADTNHRLSQLQVFRTSVAKLLHVSDCADSEILQKLQSVCSDHGHHHRHHRHHSASNLSNRRYDSSPPSGEAHVSRYDDILTGGGSGATGSQSIGCRPLSSSPVHNRRYIDSGFNDHDHHFEDDFDFHKKY, encoded by the exons ATGCCAAAACATCACACTCCCCACTCTCCAgtacatcatcaccatcat CCACCTCCACCATCCTGCAATGATCATCTGGCACACTCGATCGATCTGGCCACAACGCTCCGGAGCGAGTTGGCCGCGTCGACATACAAGCGAGACAGGCTTATGGCAGAACTGTCGGACGTGAAGAGCTCGCTGTGTTCTAAAGAAAGTGAGTGTGAATCTTTGCGTGCCCAAAGTGCTCGCCAGACGTCATTGATCGGTTCCTTGCAACAACGACTGGCAGCGGCCGAGCAGCGGGAAAAGACACTTCACAGCCGAAGTGAAACGGTCATGCACACACTGCACCGCGACAAGAGCCACCTAGAGGATAAGATCAAGGAACTAAGCGGAAAGCTGCACCGTTTGCAGTGTGAGCTAACGAAGGAGGAAGGGTTGCGCGACCAGGCACGTTGCCAGCTGCAGGATCTGGTGCGACGACTCTGTCTGTTGCTGGGGGTGGATGTGTGCGACGGTGCTCATCTGACGCCAGAATGTGTGCTTGCCAAGACGGGCGAAACGGTGTCGGAAGTGCAGAGACTGCGGGCAAAGTTGGCCGGTACCTGTGAGAACCTATCCTCGACCGAATCGGAGCTGTTGAGTACGAAGGCGGCTGCTTCGGCGGAGAAGACTCGTCTTCACACACAGATCGAGGGTCTGCAGTCACTGGCGCAGAGTTTAGAGGGACGGTGTCGACAGGCAGAACGTGATCTGCAGGTGACGCGCGATCGGTTGGCTGAATGTGAAGTTACCGGTGATAAACTGAGAG AGGAATTGAGAGGATTTGAGTCACGCTGCTGCAGATTGCAGAATAGCTATGATCGGTTGCAGACGGAGCGCTTGCAGTTCCTGCGTACGATTGCAACGATCGTAGGAGTCAGCGAACCATGTGAGAATAACCTCCGGGACAAAATCCGGGACCTGACCAATCATAGCCAGGCATTGCATGAT CAAGTTTCCCAGCTTCGTGAACAACACCACCAGGAAGCTGCTAAGCATCGCGAACACCAGGAAGCTAGTGCCTGCCGATTGAAGGGGGAGGAGCAGCACCGGATGAATCTGGAGGATCGGCTCGAGAAAGCGTGCCACGAACTGCAACACTTCCGATCGGAACACACGACG CTGAGCGAGTACCTATTACGGTTGGCGAGAGCACTCTGCTGGAGTGAATGCACGGAACCACCGGCACCGGGCAGTGACACAACGATCCTCAGCGAAACGTTGCTCGAACGTGCGGAGCGTCTGGCAAACCATCACGAGCATCATATCCACGGCACGGGTGATAAG AGCTGCTGGGAGGCTATCAACCataaccatcatcaccatcatcacaccTCGCTTTCCCATTCGGCGTCAAAAATACGCCGCGAGCGTTCCTGCACCGATCTACCACTGAAGGAA AGCTCTACCCTGTACCATATGCAGCGCAAGGTGCGCGTACTTAAGGAACAGATCCAGCGACGCGATCTTCATCTTGAGCTGCTGCGGCGCAAGATTGCCCTGCTGGAGGATAACGCAAGGGGGAAAGCCACATTACAA ACCGAGCGGGACGAGGCTATGCACAAGGCAAGGAAGAACTCGAAGCAAGCCGAACGAACCACCCAGCAGTTGGCGGAAGTGAAGGCCCAGCTGGCGGAAGTGAAGCACCAGCTGACAGAAGCTTCCGAGTACAAGATTACTGCCCTCGAGCGGGCCCGCAAGTGTGACGAGCTGCAAGCTCGGTTGTGCGATCTCGAAACGGAACGGGAGCGGCTGGTTGGGCAGTTGGCCTCGTATAAATCGCGTGCCCGATCCGCGGTGGAAACTTCACACGATCGCCGTGTGCGCGACGAGCATGCAATGTCG CATCTTCGGGAGGAGCTGTCGCGTGTGAAATTGCAGCTGGCCGACACAAACCACCGACTGTCGCAGCTGCAGGTCTTCCGCACCTCGGTCGCGAAGCTGCTGCACGTCTCGGACTGTGCCGATTCGGAAATTCTGCAGAAGCTGCAATCGGTGTGCAGCGACCACGGTCACcatcaccgtcatcatcgGCACCACAGTGCGTCGAATCTATCCAACCGCCGGTACGATTCCTCCCCACCATCGGGTGAGGCGCACGTGTCCCGGTACGATGACATATTGACGGGAGGCGGATCTGGTGCTACCGGATCGCAATCGATCGGTTGTCGTCCGCTTAGCTCCAGCCCGGTTCACAATCGACGCTACATTGATTCGGGATTTAATGATCACGATCATCACTTTGagga
- the LOC120959366 gene encoding coiled-coil domain-containing protein 170 isoform X2: MSGKGDDESTGNSEKDWEIFDILCGEENMPKHHTPHSPVHHHHHPPPPSCNDHLAHSIDLATTLRSELAASTYKRDRLMAELSDVKSSLCSKESECESLRAQSARQTSLIGSLQQRLAAAEQREKTLHSRSETVMHTLHRDKSHLEDKIKELSGKLHRLQCELTKEEGLRDQARCQLQDLVRRLCLLLGVDVCDGAHLTPECVLAKTGETVSEVQRLRAKLAGTCENLSSTESELLSTKAAASAEKTRLHTQIEGLQSLAQSLEGRCRQAERDLQVTRDRLAECEVTGDKLREELRGFESRCCRLQNSYDRLQTERLQFLRTIATIVGVSEPCENNLRDKIRDLTNHSQALHDQVSQLREQHHQEAAKHREHQEASACRLKGEEQHRMNLEDRLEKACHELQHFRSEHTTLSEYLLRLARALCWSECTEPPAPGSDTTILSETLLERAERLANHHEHHIHGTGDKSCWEAINHNHHHHHHTSLSHSASKIRRERSCTDLPLKESSTLYHMQRKVRVLKEQIQRRDLHLELLRRKIALLEDNARGKATLQTERDEAMHKARKNSKQAERTTQQLAEVKAQLAEVKHQLTEASEYKITALERARKCDELQARLCDLETERERLVGQLASYKSRARSAVETSHDRRVRDEHAMSHLREELSRVKLQLADTNHRLSQLQVFRTSVAKLLHVSDCADSEILQKLQSVCSDHGHHHRHHRHHSASNLSNRRYDSSPPSGEAHVSRYDDILTGGGSGATGSQSIGCRPLSSSPVHNRRYIDSGFNDHDHHFEDDFDFHKKY; the protein is encoded by the exons ATGTCCGGCAAAGGTGACGATGAGTCTACAGGAAACAGCGAAAAGGATTGGGAAATATTCGACATACTTTGCGGCGAAGAG AACATGCCAAAACATCACACTCCCCACTCTCCAgtacatcatcaccatcat CCACCTCCACCATCCTGCAATGATCATCTGGCACACTCGATCGATCTGGCCACAACGCTCCGGAGCGAGTTGGCCGCGTCGACATACAAGCGAGACAGGCTTATGGCAGAACTGTCGGACGTGAAGAGCTCGCTGTGTTCTAAAGAAAGTGAGTGTGAATCTTTGCGTGCCCAAAGTGCTCGCCAGACGTCATTGATCGGTTCCTTGCAACAACGACTGGCAGCGGCCGAGCAGCGGGAAAAGACACTTCACAGCCGAAGTGAAACGGTCATGCACACACTGCACCGCGACAAGAGCCACCTAGAGGATAAGATCAAGGAACTAAGCGGAAAGCTGCACCGTTTGCAGTGTGAGCTAACGAAGGAGGAAGGGTTGCGCGACCAGGCACGTTGCCAGCTGCAGGATCTGGTGCGACGACTCTGTCTGTTGCTGGGGGTGGATGTGTGCGACGGTGCTCATCTGACGCCAGAATGTGTGCTTGCCAAGACGGGCGAAACGGTGTCGGAAGTGCAGAGACTGCGGGCAAAGTTGGCCGGTACCTGTGAGAACCTATCCTCGACCGAATCGGAGCTGTTGAGTACGAAGGCGGCTGCTTCGGCGGAGAAGACTCGTCTTCACACACAGATCGAGGGTCTGCAGTCACTGGCGCAGAGTTTAGAGGGACGGTGTCGACAGGCAGAACGTGATCTGCAGGTGACGCGCGATCGGTTGGCTGAATGTGAAGTTACCGGTGATAAACTGAGAG AGGAATTGAGAGGATTTGAGTCACGCTGCTGCAGATTGCAGAATAGCTATGATCGGTTGCAGACGGAGCGCTTGCAGTTCCTGCGTACGATTGCAACGATCGTAGGAGTCAGCGAACCATGTGAGAATAACCTCCGGGACAAAATCCGGGACCTGACCAATCATAGCCAGGCATTGCATGAT CAAGTTTCCCAGCTTCGTGAACAACACCACCAGGAAGCTGCTAAGCATCGCGAACACCAGGAAGCTAGTGCCTGCCGATTGAAGGGGGAGGAGCAGCACCGGATGAATCTGGAGGATCGGCTCGAGAAAGCGTGCCACGAACTGCAACACTTCCGATCGGAACACACGACG CTGAGCGAGTACCTATTACGGTTGGCGAGAGCACTCTGCTGGAGTGAATGCACGGAACCACCGGCACCGGGCAGTGACACAACGATCCTCAGCGAAACGTTGCTCGAACGTGCGGAGCGTCTGGCAAACCATCACGAGCATCATATCCACGGCACGGGTGATAAG AGCTGCTGGGAGGCTATCAACCataaccatcatcaccatcatcacaccTCGCTTTCCCATTCGGCGTCAAAAATACGCCGCGAGCGTTCCTGCACCGATCTACCACTGAAGGAA AGCTCTACCCTGTACCATATGCAGCGCAAGGTGCGCGTACTTAAGGAACAGATCCAGCGACGCGATCTTCATCTTGAGCTGCTGCGGCGCAAGATTGCCCTGCTGGAGGATAACGCAAGGGGGAAAGCCACATTACAA ACCGAGCGGGACGAGGCTATGCACAAGGCAAGGAAGAACTCGAAGCAAGCCGAACGAACCACCCAGCAGTTGGCGGAAGTGAAGGCCCAGCTGGCGGAAGTGAAGCACCAGCTGACAGAAGCTTCCGAGTACAAGATTACTGCCCTCGAGCGGGCCCGCAAGTGTGACGAGCTGCAAGCTCGGTTGTGCGATCTCGAAACGGAACGGGAGCGGCTGGTTGGGCAGTTGGCCTCGTATAAATCGCGTGCCCGATCCGCGGTGGAAACTTCACACGATCGCCGTGTGCGCGACGAGCATGCAATGTCG CATCTTCGGGAGGAGCTGTCGCGTGTGAAATTGCAGCTGGCCGACACAAACCACCGACTGTCGCAGCTGCAGGTCTTCCGCACCTCGGTCGCGAAGCTGCTGCACGTCTCGGACTGTGCCGATTCGGAAATTCTGCAGAAGCTGCAATCGGTGTGCAGCGACCACGGTCACcatcaccgtcatcatcgGCACCACAGTGCGTCGAATCTATCCAACCGCCGGTACGATTCCTCCCCACCATCGGGTGAGGCGCACGTGTCCCGGTACGATGACATATTGACGGGAGGCGGATCTGGTGCTACCGGATCGCAATCGATCGGTTGTCGTCCGCTTAGCTCCAGCCCGGTTCACAATCGACGCTACATTGATTCGGGATTTAATGATCACGATCATCACTTTGagga
- the LOC120959366 gene encoding coiled-coil domain-containing protein 170 isoform X1, with translation MNQTSNSLPRGYHRNWAQTGAPTMGGVSFSFRFRTVENCERVFLQHRSVVLITCNFVTAARSSMQNSFQNMPKHHTPHSPVHHHHHPPPPSCNDHLAHSIDLATTLRSELAASTYKRDRLMAELSDVKSSLCSKESECESLRAQSARQTSLIGSLQQRLAAAEQREKTLHSRSETVMHTLHRDKSHLEDKIKELSGKLHRLQCELTKEEGLRDQARCQLQDLVRRLCLLLGVDVCDGAHLTPECVLAKTGETVSEVQRLRAKLAGTCENLSSTESELLSTKAAASAEKTRLHTQIEGLQSLAQSLEGRCRQAERDLQVTRDRLAECEVTGDKLREELRGFESRCCRLQNSYDRLQTERLQFLRTIATIVGVSEPCENNLRDKIRDLTNHSQALHDQVSQLREQHHQEAAKHREHQEASACRLKGEEQHRMNLEDRLEKACHELQHFRSEHTTLSEYLLRLARALCWSECTEPPAPGSDTTILSETLLERAERLANHHEHHIHGTGDKSCWEAINHNHHHHHHTSLSHSASKIRRERSCTDLPLKESSTLYHMQRKVRVLKEQIQRRDLHLELLRRKIALLEDNARGKATLQTERDEAMHKARKNSKQAERTTQQLAEVKAQLAEVKHQLTEASEYKITALERARKCDELQARLCDLETERERLVGQLASYKSRARSAVETSHDRRVRDEHAMSHLREELSRVKLQLADTNHRLSQLQVFRTSVAKLLHVSDCADSEILQKLQSVCSDHGHHHRHHRHHSASNLSNRRYDSSPPSGEAHVSRYDDILTGGGSGATGSQSIGCRPLSSSPVHNRRYIDSGFNDHDHHFEDDFDFHKKY, from the exons ATGAATCAAACTTCAAACTCCCTCCCTAGAGGTTACCATCGGAATTGGGCGCAAACTGGAGCGCCAACAATGGGAGGCGTCAGCTTTTCTTTCCGTTTCAGAACGGTGGAAAATTGTGAACGCGTTTTTCTTCAACATCGGAGCGTCGTGCTGATAACGTGCAATTTTGTGACGGCAGCCCGTAGTTCAATGCAAAACAGTTTTCAG AACATGCCAAAACATCACACTCCCCACTCTCCAgtacatcatcaccatcat CCACCTCCACCATCCTGCAATGATCATCTGGCACACTCGATCGATCTGGCCACAACGCTCCGGAGCGAGTTGGCCGCGTCGACATACAAGCGAGACAGGCTTATGGCAGAACTGTCGGACGTGAAGAGCTCGCTGTGTTCTAAAGAAAGTGAGTGTGAATCTTTGCGTGCCCAAAGTGCTCGCCAGACGTCATTGATCGGTTCCTTGCAACAACGACTGGCAGCGGCCGAGCAGCGGGAAAAGACACTTCACAGCCGAAGTGAAACGGTCATGCACACACTGCACCGCGACAAGAGCCACCTAGAGGATAAGATCAAGGAACTAAGCGGAAAGCTGCACCGTTTGCAGTGTGAGCTAACGAAGGAGGAAGGGTTGCGCGACCAGGCACGTTGCCAGCTGCAGGATCTGGTGCGACGACTCTGTCTGTTGCTGGGGGTGGATGTGTGCGACGGTGCTCATCTGACGCCAGAATGTGTGCTTGCCAAGACGGGCGAAACGGTGTCGGAAGTGCAGAGACTGCGGGCAAAGTTGGCCGGTACCTGTGAGAACCTATCCTCGACCGAATCGGAGCTGTTGAGTACGAAGGCGGCTGCTTCGGCGGAGAAGACTCGTCTTCACACACAGATCGAGGGTCTGCAGTCACTGGCGCAGAGTTTAGAGGGACGGTGTCGACAGGCAGAACGTGATCTGCAGGTGACGCGCGATCGGTTGGCTGAATGTGAAGTTACCGGTGATAAACTGAGAG AGGAATTGAGAGGATTTGAGTCACGCTGCTGCAGATTGCAGAATAGCTATGATCGGTTGCAGACGGAGCGCTTGCAGTTCCTGCGTACGATTGCAACGATCGTAGGAGTCAGCGAACCATGTGAGAATAACCTCCGGGACAAAATCCGGGACCTGACCAATCATAGCCAGGCATTGCATGAT CAAGTTTCCCAGCTTCGTGAACAACACCACCAGGAAGCTGCTAAGCATCGCGAACACCAGGAAGCTAGTGCCTGCCGATTGAAGGGGGAGGAGCAGCACCGGATGAATCTGGAGGATCGGCTCGAGAAAGCGTGCCACGAACTGCAACACTTCCGATCGGAACACACGACG CTGAGCGAGTACCTATTACGGTTGGCGAGAGCACTCTGCTGGAGTGAATGCACGGAACCACCGGCACCGGGCAGTGACACAACGATCCTCAGCGAAACGTTGCTCGAACGTGCGGAGCGTCTGGCAAACCATCACGAGCATCATATCCACGGCACGGGTGATAAG AGCTGCTGGGAGGCTATCAACCataaccatcatcaccatcatcacaccTCGCTTTCCCATTCGGCGTCAAAAATACGCCGCGAGCGTTCCTGCACCGATCTACCACTGAAGGAA AGCTCTACCCTGTACCATATGCAGCGCAAGGTGCGCGTACTTAAGGAACAGATCCAGCGACGCGATCTTCATCTTGAGCTGCTGCGGCGCAAGATTGCCCTGCTGGAGGATAACGCAAGGGGGAAAGCCACATTACAA ACCGAGCGGGACGAGGCTATGCACAAGGCAAGGAAGAACTCGAAGCAAGCCGAACGAACCACCCAGCAGTTGGCGGAAGTGAAGGCCCAGCTGGCGGAAGTGAAGCACCAGCTGACAGAAGCTTCCGAGTACAAGATTACTGCCCTCGAGCGGGCCCGCAAGTGTGACGAGCTGCAAGCTCGGTTGTGCGATCTCGAAACGGAACGGGAGCGGCTGGTTGGGCAGTTGGCCTCGTATAAATCGCGTGCCCGATCCGCGGTGGAAACTTCACACGATCGCCGTGTGCGCGACGAGCATGCAATGTCG CATCTTCGGGAGGAGCTGTCGCGTGTGAAATTGCAGCTGGCCGACACAAACCACCGACTGTCGCAGCTGCAGGTCTTCCGCACCTCGGTCGCGAAGCTGCTGCACGTCTCGGACTGTGCCGATTCGGAAATTCTGCAGAAGCTGCAATCGGTGTGCAGCGACCACGGTCACcatcaccgtcatcatcgGCACCACAGTGCGTCGAATCTATCCAACCGCCGGTACGATTCCTCCCCACCATCGGGTGAGGCGCACGTGTCCCGGTACGATGACATATTGACGGGAGGCGGATCTGGTGCTACCGGATCGCAATCGATCGGTTGTCGTCCGCTTAGCTCCAGCCCGGTTCACAATCGACGCTACATTGATTCGGGATTTAATGATCACGATCATCACTTTGagga